In Candidatus Omnitrophota bacterium, the DNA window AAGTTGAATCGACTTTGCGTACCATCGAATAGACATTATCAAGATGAAATCTCATGGATCGATAACGCAATAATTGAAAACAAAAAGAATCAATTTTATGCTGTCATCCATAATTCGGATCGAAATTTTGAAGAAGATAATTTCTATCTTTCTCAAGATATCTATGAAGACCATCCGGTTTGGAAAATCGATAAGACAATGAGAATTCAGAAAAATTCTGAAACAATAGCCAGAATAGCTGAGCCGCTTTTCAAACATGCAAATAAAATAAAATTTATTGATCCTTACTTTGATCCGGGTAAAACATGGTACAAAGATGCGTTTAACACATATTTGAAAACTGTGTATCAATTTCAGAATCCATATCCAAAAGTAGAAATACACTGCAAGTATTATTTAAAAGATAAAGATGGAAATATATACGATAGTAACAAATGGAAAGATGTCTGCCAAAAAATTGATGAGAATATACCAAAAGGAGAAAAGATTGATATTGTACGATGGAGACGTTTAAAAGAAGGAGATAAACCTCACGCAAGATATATTTTATCAATTCGGGGGGGTATGGGAATCGAATATGGATTAGATGATGGGCAAAAAGGCAATAAAACGGATATATATTTACTTAACGATAAAATGGTGAGTCAAATATGGAATAACTATTATATATACGAATCCGCGAGCAGCGATAAATACGATTTTTTAAGTTTAGGCAAAGAGAAATAAGCAGCGGGCTACGTCTCGCTTTGAGCCTGCCCTACGCAACTTCATGAATAAAATTCTCTCCCTCTTGTTTAGGCCGAAATTCGCTCTTTGTTTATTGCTGGCGCTTCACGGCTCTTTGATGGCGTCTTTTTACGAACCGGCTTGCGCGGGGGCGGACGCTAACGGTTATTTGGCGCAGGCTCAGTATATCGTCAATCTCGGCAGCTCCGCCTATCGCGCCGAGTCTTCCTTGCAATTTTCCGGGCCGCACTGGCGAACGCTCGGCGACGGCAGGATCATAAGCCGCTACCCGCCGGGGCTTCCCTTGCTGCTGTCGCCTCTCTATTGGTTGGGCGGGCCGCCGTGGATGCTCGCGTTCAACCCTTTGCTTACGACGTTGACGTTGGCGGGATTGTTTGCCTTGGTCAGACTGTGGGCGGACGAATTATGGGCGGTTTTGGCGGTTGCGGTTATGGCCGTTAATCCGGTGGCCAATGTCTGGACGTTTCAAAGCGATGCGCATCCGGCCATCGCTTTTTTCCTGGTTTGGGGTTTGTTCTTTTTGGCGCTATGGTCGAAGAGCGATAAGCCCGGCTGGATTTTTCTGGTGGGTTTGCTGTTGGGGATGATTCCCGCGCTGCATTACGCCGAGGCCGTCTTCGCCCCTGCCATCGCTCTATTTGTTTTGATGCATTGGAAGAACGAGCGCCGATTTTACGCGGCGTTTTTGTTAGCTATTTTGGGAGCCTTGATCCCGGCTGCGTTGATGGGATGGCATAATTGCCTGGTTTTCGGTTCGGTTTTGATAACGGGCTACGAATCGTCGGGAAATTTCTCGTTATTTGGGTGGAAATATTTTTTCCAGAAAGCGCTTTACTATCCTCTTCTCGCCACATTCGCGGGATTGGGGCCTTTCTTTCCGCTTGGGCTTTGGGGCATGTTTCAGATGGCGCGGTCCAGCGAAGCGAGAAAGGAAGGGATATTGCTGCTTGGCCTGGCTCTGCCTCTGATGATTCTTTACATGGCTTATTTCTTTCCCGATCCGTCGCTGCGCTTCCTGATGCCGACGTTTTACCTTTATGCAGCGGCGGCGGCGCGGCTGGGCATGCAATACTCTACCCGCCAGTGGAAATATGGAAAGAAAATCGTCATCGCGCTGATGGTATTGAATACGATCGCCGGCTTGGCCATGACCATCTTGTTTTTACTGCCGCAAAAGCATATGCATAAACAACTAGCCAACATTACAAGCGCCATCGAAGAACGCGTCGAAGCGGATGCGATCGTCATCGCGCCGATGATCGTCAATCAATATTTGGAATCGTTCGGAAAATGGAAATTGGCCGAGGAAAGTTATTTCACGGGAAAATCTCCCATACCGGAAGCGCCGCCGAGCGGCGAACAAGGACCGGGGCCGGGTCTCGATCTCGAAGCTATGCACAGCCTTTTTTCGTTCGATGAAAAAGCGAAAAATATGGAGCATTATCGAAACGAATCGGGAAAGGGATTGTCGGAAGTCTTGTTGCGCGATTTGGATCGATGGGCGGCTAACAAGCATTCCATTTATTGGATCGGCGATAAGGATGCGATCCTGGCGCTCATTCCTGAAAACGATCGCGCCAACATCGTCTGCGAAATCGATATAGGAATCCATCCTCCTCCCGGCGCGCCGAGAAGGGAGCCGAGAGAAGCGCGTGGCGCCGATCCACAGAGAAGGAGAGACCGGGGACCGGGAATGGTCGGGCCTTTAGGAATGCTGCCGGGAATGGCGGGCGGCGGCCAAGCGGCGATCGTGAAGTGGGAGAGAAGCCAATCCGGCGAATAGCGGAATTGCAAAAATTGCTCTAAACAGGCGGTTTTAATCCTTCTCTAATCTCCGTACGCATGCGATGGAAGTTGGTTGGTTATCGTCCTCGGCTGGATGGCGAGTTCCACTTCCAATTCCCTGTCTAGAGAAAGGAGTATGCGAATAAGACGATCCAATGTAAAGCGCCCGAAATCCGCATTGCGGATGCGGGAGAAATCCGCCGCCGCGAAACCCGTACGCCGCGCGGCTTCGCGCGTGGATAATTTTTTATCTTCCAGAATACGAATAATCTGGGCGGCAACAACGCTTTTCGCTTGCCGTATGTCGGCGTCAGGATAGTTAAAATCCCGCCATACATTTCCGCTGCCGCGCACTATTTCCAAGTCATCGCTCATCTTAAGGCCTCCTGCAACCGCTTAAGGGGTAGAGTGAAATGAGTTATACCAACTCTTATTAAGAATGTGACATAAAGTTCCCTCGCCCTCTGGGAGAGGGTTAGGGTGAGGGGATTATAAGTCTAATAATATCAACCCTCACCCAACCTCTCCCCATCTTGGGAGAGGAATTTTTAAAACAACGATCTCAATGCAGGTCAGTATTACTATAAAAACCAGGGGCGCGAGATATCCCTCGCCCCTGACGATTTTATTCGATCCCATCGATCGGTATTTATTTTTCCTGATTCATCGAAATCGCTTCGGGTTGTAATCCCGATAAAGCTAAAAATAAGTAAACAATGAAACCGACGATGTAGGAGTAAAGTGCAGCAGGAGCAATAGTACCCATAATAGGTATAGACAACATAATTGGTGGAATACCAAGCACAAGCATACTTCCCGCTGGTAAACTTGGTATAATGCCTACGATGAATCCGACAATAACGGCTATATAACCTGCTAGATTGATTCCCTTTCTGGGGCCGGGCCAAATGCCGCCACAGAGGATGTAGTCCGCCGTCATAGCGCCGCAAACGGGTCCGAAGCAGGCGCCGATCAGGCCGAAGAACGCTCCCAATTGTCCCGCCGCGCCGGTTACGGCGAGGATGATGCCGATGGTCGCTCCGCCCATGGTCCAGGCCGCGCGCGAGACGCTGGGGATCATGGTGGAGAAGCTGTTGGCGATGATGAAGGAGCAGAAACACGCCGGCGCCATAGAGGCGATGGCGAAGAGAAGGAACATAAGGCGTCCGCCCGCGAGGCTGCCGATGGCTTGGCTGAAAGTCCAAGCGTTTTCGGTGGCATAAGCCATATCGGGCGTCAACGCCATCAAACCGGCGATGGTGAGAATGGGAAGCACGCCGCAGAAGATAATGGCGCCAGCAATGCCGACGAGGCCGCCCATGAAAACATCTTTTTTATTACGATTATTCATGCCGAAATCGGCTCCGGCGGCGCCCGCCGTGGCGGTGAAGCCGATAACCAACTGGATCATCATTAGAATGCCCAGCATGAATGTGGGATTTTCCACTCCCTTTTTGGCGTCAGCGGCGATCTTGGAATAATCGATGCTGGAAAGATCGAACTGCGAGATGCCTTTCGCGCCGCAGAACAAGGCGTAAAGCAGCATGAGCGTAGGTACGATGGGGAAATAGGTCGATATTTTCGCGACGTACTGAATCCCTTTCAAGCCGATGATGGCGAAAGCGTAGCCCCAAACGATGCCTGCGATGATGAATGTGATCGTCTTGGGACCAGGAGCCGCCGCCGCGCCGTAAATGCAGTTCAGAATGAATTGCGTGGCGAAGTAGGTGCCGACGCTGTACCAACCAACTTGGAGAACTCCCATAAAAAGGCCGGGCAGAAAATAGCCGCCCTTATCGCCGAAGGTGGAGGAGCCGATGATGTACAACGGATAGCCGGTTTTCATGCCCCAAAGAGCGGGCGCCAGGTAAAACAAGAGAAACGCCAAAAACGCCGCAACAACTAATCCGATGACCGCCGCCGTAATGCCGCCGACGTTCAACGTTCCGCCCGCCAACTGATCGTAGAAGGCGATCCATAAAAAAATCCCCGCGTAGGAAGGCGCCGTGTTAGTGTACCAAGGCGCCCTATTCTCTTGCGGATTCGGCTTGGCCGAACGCAAGTAATCCGGTAATGGATAATTGTTTGAATTGGCCATTGTTACTTCTTCTCCTTTCAGATTTCCTCATTGCCGCTCAGATGTATGAGCGCGTTCTCTCCCAAAAGTTCACGCATTTTCGCTGCGCCGGAATCCGGGGAATATCAGCGCTCGGCGCTGTCTCCTTCGGACTCGAGCGTAGTTTGGCTTAGCGGTTATAAGTCCCCGCTTCCGTCAAGCGTTGCGATTATACGATGGGGGAAAAGAGGTTTCAATGTATGGAGGAGAAAATCCAAAAATTTCGCGACAAACGTTACTCCTTCCCGGATAAAGAGTTAGAAACGTTTCTTCATTGATTTGATAGATGATTTAAATAATAATAAAAAAAGAATAGCGGACTAGAGGGAATTAGTTCAATATCTGGTAAAGCGTGTTGCGTTTGCGGGGGATGAATCCGGCGTCTTCGATGAGTTTGCGCAATTCGTTTTCGTTACTGCAATTGTGGACGCCGGTGGCGGCAACGACGTTTTCTTCCATCATCGCCCCGCCCATGTCGTTGGCGCCGAAAAATAAAGCCATTTGCCCCACCTGCTTACCCTGGGTGATAAACGAGGCTTGCAGGTTGGCGACATTGTCCAAATAGAGGCGGGAGATAGCTAAAGTTTTAAGGTAATCCACTGCGCCCGATTCGGAAACTTCTTCCATGCGGGTATGCCGTCCTTGGAAAGTCCAAGGAATGAAGGCGGTGAAGCCGCCGGTGCGATCTTGCAGCCGCCGGATATGCTCCAAGTGTTCGACGCGCTCTTCGATGGTTTCGATATGGCCGAACATCATGGTAGCAGTAGTGCGCATTCCCAGCTTGTGAGCTTCTTCATGCGCGGCGAGCCATTCGGCGGTCAGGCATTTGCCGCGCGTGATCGCTTTGCGCACGCGGTCGCTGAGTATTTCGGCCCCGCCGCCGGGAATGGAATTCAAACCCGCTTGCCGCAATTCCGAAAGGATGGCGGCGATCGGCGTTTTCGTAATTTTGGAAAAATGGACGATCTCCGGGGCGGAAAAGGCGTGCAGATCCACATCGAAGCGCTTTTTGATTTCACGCAGCATTTCGCAATAAAAAGAGAGGGGCAATTTAGGATGCAATCCTCCTTGCAATAAAACCTGAGTTCCTCCAACGCGGACCAGTTCGCCGATTTTCTGATACATCTCGTCCATAGTCAGAACATAGCCTTCCTCGTCCTTGATCGGACGGGCGAAGGCGCAGAAATCGCAATGGGCGGCGCAGATGTTGGTGTAATTGATATTGCGGTCGACGACGTAGGTTACGGCGTCGGGAGGCGCGAGCTGCAAGCGCATTCGATGCGCCCGTTCGCCGAGCTGCAGCCAGTCGTCGGAACGGAAGAGTTCAATCGCCTCTTCGAAAGCGAGGCGCCGATTGGCTTCCGTCATGATTTCTCCTTGCGCTTCGTTTGAATGTCCGCTTGGATGCCGGTGGTAATCTTCTGGAGAACCTCGATCGTCTCGAGTTTTTCTTCTTTAAAGACGGAATCCTGAAAAGCCATCAGGACGCTAACCATAGCGTCATCCCATTTACCCTGCCTGGCGAAATAGGGCGCAGCGGCGAGATTGGCCTCGCGGTTCCAGGGCTGCACTTTCAGCAGTTCGAGCGACCAATGAATATATTCTTCCTCGTTTTCTTGCCTATGGGAGGTTTTCATCAGACCAAGGAGCGCATCGGCATCGAATGGATTGCGATGGTAGAGGGCGAGATAAAGGGCGGAAGCTTCGGCCAATTCTTGCTTTTGCATACAAGCGTCCGCTTGGGAGAGAAGGGCGTCCCGGCTCTCTTCGCAGCCGCTCCAAAAGAGGGCGGCGAAGAGGAATAATCTTGTCGGTTTCATGGGATTTTGCATGATGAAACGCCTAGGCGCAAATCTTTTAGTATTGTTGAAAAACCTTGCTGGGACGATTAAGTTTACTTGAATAATTAAACGACAGGCTACATCGCACTTTCTAAATCCATTATTATTTTTTTAAGAATTTCATAAGCTCCTAGTGGAGATATATTCGAGGGAGCGTTTTTGTTTGGATTCTTATGCGCAATCCAGTCCCTATACTTTTTAACTTGCTTCGCGTTGCCTATTAAATCCGGATCGACAACCGTTTTAAAAATATTGAGAATGTCGTCGCTTTTCCAGTATTCCATTTCGCTTTCGATTTTTCGATGAACTTGCAGGCTGAAATTCGTTGCTGCTCCTAGCAGCAGCCTATTGCCCTCCTTCTGCAAATAATCAAGAAGTTTTCTTTCAAAAACCGCCCACAAGGAAACGATCACGTGATCGTCTGCAAACGTGCGGCTTTCATATATCCTATCTTCAGCTTCTTCCTTTTCCCATTCGGCGAATTTTGTTTTTTCCTTCAAACTAATATTTTCATTTTCTAATACTCGCTCGGCTATTTTTAAACAATCGATAGTCGTCTTATACGATCTCCAAATCGGAT includes these proteins:
- a CDS encoding glycosyltransferase family 39 protein translates to MNKILSLLFRPKFALCLLLALHGSLMASFYEPACAGADANGYLAQAQYIVNLGSSAYRAESSLQFSGPHWRTLGDGRIISRYPPGLPLLLSPLYWLGGPPWMLAFNPLLTTLTLAGLFALVRLWADELWAVLAVAVMAVNPVANVWTFQSDAHPAIAFFLVWGLFFLALWSKSDKPGWIFLVGLLLGMIPALHYAEAVFAPAIALFVLMHWKNERRFYAAFLLAILGALIPAALMGWHNCLVFGSVLITGYESSGNFSLFGWKYFFQKALYYPLLATFAGLGPFFPLGLWGMFQMARSSEARKEGILLLGLALPLMILYMAYFFPDPSLRFLMPTFYLYAAAAARLGMQYSTRQWKYGKKIVIALMVLNTIAGLAMTILFLLPQKHMHKQLANITSAIEERVEADAIVIAPMIVNQYLESFGKWKLAEESYFTGKSPIPEAPPSGEQGPGPGLDLEAMHSLFSFDEKAKNMEHYRNESGKGLSEVLLRDLDRWAANKHSIYWIGDKDAILALIPENDRANIVCEIDIGIHPPPGAPRREPREARGADPQRRRDRGPGMVGPLGMLPGMAGGGQAAIVKWERSQSGE
- a CDS encoding helix-turn-helix transcriptional regulator: MSDDLEIVRGSGNVWRDFNYPDADIRQAKSVVAAQIIRILEDKKLSTREAARRTGFAAADFSRIRNADFGRFTLDRLIRILLSLDRELEVELAIQPRTITNQLPSHAYGD
- a CDS encoding cytosine permease, which gives rise to MANSNNYPLPDYLRSAKPNPQENRAPWYTNTAPSYAGIFLWIAFYDQLAGGTLNVGGITAAVIGLVVAAFLAFLLFYLAPALWGMKTGYPLYIIGSSTFGDKGGYFLPGLFMGVLQVGWYSVGTYFATQFILNCIYGAAAAPGPKTITFIIAGIVWGYAFAIIGLKGIQYVAKISTYFPIVPTLMLLYALFCGAKGISQFDLSSIDYSKIAADAKKGVENPTFMLGILMMIQLVIGFTATAGAAGADFGMNNRNKKDVFMGGLVGIAGAIIFCGVLPILTIAGLMALTPDMAYATENAWTFSQAIGSLAGGRLMFLLFAIASMAPACFCSFIIANSFSTMIPSVSRAAWTMGGATIGIILAVTGAAGQLGAFFGLIGACFGPVCGAMTADYILCGGIWPGPRKGINLAGYIAVIVGFIVGIIPSLPAGSMLVLGIPPIMLSIPIMGTIAPAALYSYIVGFIVYLFLALSGLQPEAISMNQEK
- the mqnC gene encoding cyclic dehypoxanthinyl futalosine synthase, giving the protein MTEANRRLAFEEAIELFRSDDWLQLGERAHRMRLQLAPPDAVTYVVDRNINYTNICAAHCDFCAFARPIKDEEGYVLTMDEMYQKIGELVRVGGTQVLLQGGLHPKLPLSFYCEMLREIKKRFDVDLHAFSAPEIVHFSKITKTPIAAILSELRQAGLNSIPGGGAEILSDRVRKAITRGKCLTAEWLAAHEEAHKLGMRTTATMMFGHIETIEERVEHLEHIRRLQDRTGGFTAFIPWTFQGRHTRMEEVSESGAVDYLKTLAISRLYLDNVANLQASFITQGKQVGQMALFFGANDMGGAMMEENVVAATGVHNCSNENELRKLIEDAGFIPRKRNTLYQILN